One part of the Vespula pensylvanica isolate Volc-1 chromosome 18, ASM1446617v1, whole genome shotgun sequence genome encodes these proteins:
- the LOC122635570 gene encoding guanine nucleotide-binding protein subunit alpha homolog, with protein MAGSLTWSCTCCLRFKFSPEEIEQRYKSQEIDRMLEKDRQTFRRQVKLLLLGAGESGKSTFLKQMRIIHGIKFEPELIKEYQHIIYQNIIKGMKVLVDARDKLNIPWENPKNYDIGYQLLKFENTMVLDTRLFLHYVPALQSLWKDASIKKAFDRRREFQLSDSVQYFLDNLDRIAKVDYAPTHQDILHCRKATKGISEFVIPINNIPFLFVDVGGQRSQRQKWYQCFDCVTSILFLVSSSEFDQVLLEDRRTNRLEESRNIFDTIVNNMIFGGVSIILFLNKTDLLDRKVRSHDTNVRWYFPQFTGDSHSMKDVQNFILEMFISVKKDPRKPLFHHFTTAVDTENIKVVFNAVKDTILHRNLESLMLQ; from the exons ATGGCGGGATCACTAACGTGGTCATGCACTTGTTGTCTACGATTCAAGTTCAGCCCAGAAGAGATCGAGCAACGATACAAAAGTCAAGAGATCGACCGGATGCTAGAGAAAGATCGGCAAACTTTCCGTAGGCAGGTTAAACTCCTGCTTCTCGGTGCTGGAGAAAGTGGAAAATCAACATTCCTTAAACAGATGCGAATTATACACGGAATTAAATTTGAG CctgaattaattaaagagtACCAGCATATAAtctatcaaaatataattaaaggaATGAAAGTATTGGTAGATGCAAGAGATAAGCTGAATATACCTTGGGAAAATcctaaaaattatgatattggATAtcagttattaaaatttgaaaataccATGGTTTTGGATACTAGATTATTTCTCCATTATGTACCAGCTTTACAAAGTTTATGGAAAGATGCATCTATAAAAAAAGCATttgatagaagaagagaattccAATTa agCGATTCAGTCCAATATTTTCTGGATAATCTTGATAGGATTGCTAAAGTG GATTACGCTCCTACACATCAGGATATTTTACATTGTAGAAAGGCAACAAAAGGAATTTCAGAATTTGTCATACCAATAAACAATATTCCATTTCTATTTGTTGATGTTGGTGGACAGAGATCTCAAAGACAAAAATGGTATCAATGTTTTGACTGTGTGACCtctatattatttcttgtatCTTCTTCGGAGTTCGATCAGGTCTTATTAGAAGAtag AAGGACCAATAGATTAGAAGAATCaagaaatatctttgataCAATAGtgaataatatgatatttgGTGGtgtatcaataattttgtttctaaaTAAAACTGATCTCTTGGATAGAAAAGTAAGATCGCATGATACCAATGTTCGCTGGTATTTTCCACAATTTACGGGCGATTCACATTCCATGAAGGATGTACAGAATTTTATATTGGAAATGTTTATATCTGTCAAAAAGGACCCAAGAAAGCctttatttcatcattttacTACTGCAGTTGatacagaaaatattaaagttgTATTTAATGCCGTAAAAGATACTATTTTGCATCGCAATTTGGAGTCTTTAATGCTCCAATAA